A single region of the Pseudomonas solani genome encodes:
- a CDS encoding DUF1656 domain-containing protein, protein MPREIALHGVYLPSLTLLFLLALAGGWVLDRLAARLGLYQHAWHPVLLRVSLFTCLYGALALATYR, encoded by the coding sequence ATGCCACGTGAGATCGCCCTGCACGGCGTCTACCTGCCGAGCCTGACGCTGCTGTTCCTCCTGGCCCTGGCCGGTGGCTGGGTGCTCGACCGCCTGGCCGCGCGCCTGGGGCTGTACCAGCACGCCTGGCACCCGGTGCTGCTGCGGGTCAGCCTGTTCACCTGCCTGTACGGCGCCCTGGCGCTGGCCACCTACCGTTGA
- a CDS encoding efflux RND transporter periplasmic adaptor subunit, whose protein sequence is MSVKRIISVVATLLILALAVTLVHQLWQHYMESAWTRDGRVRADVINIAPDVAGLVVEVPVRDNQAVKAGDVLLRIDSSHYALAVSEAEAEVDAARAELDMRRLNARRRADMDDLVVSRESREDAGHIATGAEARYRRALARRDAARLDLERTEVRAPVDGYVTNLNIYRGDYARTGQASMALVDGRSFYVNGYFEETRLPRIRVGAKVEMRLMSGERLLGHVDSIARGIYDRDNPESRELVADVNPTFNWVRLAQRVPVRIHLDEVPEGLALSAGMTCTVVVDEGQGADAPQG, encoded by the coding sequence CTGTCCGTGAAACGAATCATCAGTGTCGTCGCGACCCTGCTCATCCTCGCCCTGGCGGTGACCTTGGTGCACCAGCTGTGGCAGCACTACATGGAGTCGGCCTGGACCCGCGACGGCCGGGTGCGCGCCGATGTGATCAACATCGCTCCCGATGTCGCCGGGCTGGTGGTGGAGGTGCCGGTGCGCGACAACCAGGCGGTGAAGGCCGGCGACGTGCTGCTGCGCATCGACTCGTCGCACTACGCGCTGGCGGTGAGCGAGGCGGAAGCGGAGGTGGACGCCGCCCGCGCCGAGCTGGACATGCGCCGCCTCAACGCCCGCCGCCGCGCCGACATGGACGACCTGGTGGTGTCGCGGGAAAGCCGCGAGGACGCCGGCCACATCGCCACGGGTGCCGAGGCGCGCTACCGCCGCGCCCTGGCCCGGCGTGATGCCGCGCGGCTGGACCTGGAACGCACCGAGGTACGCGCGCCGGTGGACGGCTACGTCACCAACCTCAACATCTACCGGGGCGACTACGCGCGCACCGGCCAGGCCAGCATGGCGCTGGTGGACGGGCGTTCGTTCTACGTCAACGGCTACTTCGAGGAAACCCGCCTGCCGCGCATCCGCGTGGGCGCGAAAGTGGAGATGCGCCTGATGAGCGGCGAGCGCTTGCTGGGGCACGTCGACAGCATCGCCCGGGGCATCTACGACCGCGACAACCCCGAGAGCCGCGAGCTGGTGGCGGACGTGAACCCCACCTTCAACTGGGTGCGCCTGGCCCAGCGCGTGCCGGTGCGCATCCACCTGGACGAGGTGCCCGAGGGGTTGGCGCTGTCGGCGGGAATGACCTGCACCGTGGTGGTGGACGAGGGGCAGGGCGCGGACGCTCCGCAGGGCTGA
- a CDS encoding DUF2790 domain-containing protein: MKAFMLLALAGLSPLVFAAAPEQPAPAETEPYHYGMELDIARVISRSEIPDVCGVVPAYLTYEDHQGKVHRLEYMVFGNGCSNG, from the coding sequence ATGAAAGCGTTCATGTTGCTGGCCCTGGCCGGCCTGTCTCCTCTCGTCTTCGCTGCCGCCCCCGAACAACCCGCTCCCGCCGAAACCGAGCCCTACCACTACGGCATGGAGCTGGACATCGCCCGGGTCATCTCCCGCAGCGAAATCCCCGACGTCTGCGGCGTGGTACCGGCCTACCTGACCTATGAAGACCACCAGGGCAAGGTCCACCGCCTCGAGTACATGGTGTTCGGCAATGGGTGCTCCAACGGTTGA
- the tpx gene encoding thiol peroxidase, protein MAQVTLKGNPVSVDGQLPAKGAQAPAFSLVGGNLADVTLASLSGKRKVLNIFPSVDTPTCATSVRKFNTEASKLANTVVLCISADLPFAQARFCGAEGLENVINLSTMRGAQFLKDYGVAIANGPLAGIAARAVVVLDENDKVLHSELVGEIADEPNYAAAIAAL, encoded by the coding sequence ATGGCTCAAGTAACCCTCAAGGGCAACCCCGTCAGCGTCGATGGCCAACTGCCGGCCAAAGGCGCCCAGGCACCGGCTTTCAGCCTGGTCGGCGGCAACCTGGCGGACGTGACCCTGGCCAGCCTGAGCGGCAAGCGCAAGGTGCTGAACATCTTCCCGAGCGTCGACACCCCCACCTGCGCCACCTCCGTGCGCAAGTTCAACACCGAGGCCAGCAAGCTGGCCAACACCGTGGTGCTGTGCATCTCCGCCGACCTGCCGTTCGCCCAGGCGCGCTTCTGCGGCGCTGAAGGCCTGGAAAACGTGATCAACCTGTCCACCATGCGTGGCGCGCAGTTCCTCAAGGACTACGGCGTTGCCATCGCCAACGGCCCCCTGGCCGGCATCGCCGCCCGCGCCGTGGTCGTGCTGGACGAGAACGACAAGGTGCTGCACAGCGAGCTGGTCGGCGAAATCGCCGACGAGCCGAACTACGCAGCTGCCATCGCCGCGCTCTGA
- a CDS encoding TldD/PmbA family protein: protein MSVHIDSREAGFAALADSLRQAMRPGENFTLWYSAEESDFIRFNHARVRQAGHVSQAGATLQLIAAERQAQMAVTLSGQPDEDRQRLADGLERLRAVIGQLPPDPYLMPDRTPWQRRHVDSQPLPDPAAVLPCISAAAEGLDMVGIYAAGPLYRGFANSWGAFGWHSAHCFNFDFSLFHANGQAVKADYAGQGWNDEEFLRRFAAARAQLEHLGKPLHILAPGGYRAYIAPAALEEITGMLCWGGFSARALASKESPLQRLDDGARFSPLLGLHEQVAGALSPPFTAEGSPRSDVALIQQGRLTGRLVGSRSAREYGLPGNGASGDENPLALVMDAGTLPEADALAALGTGLYIGNLWYLNWSDLPAARITGMTRFATFWVEDGRIQAPVSTMRFDDSLFDLLGDQLEALTAERQLRLSASTYDERQTLSSLLPGALVKRLQLTL, encoded by the coding sequence ATGAGCGTCCATATCGACTCCCGCGAAGCCGGCTTCGCCGCCCTCGCCGACTCCCTGCGCCAGGCCATGCGCCCCGGCGAGAACTTCACCCTCTGGTACAGCGCCGAGGAATCCGACTTCATCCGCTTCAACCACGCCCGCGTGCGCCAGGCCGGCCATGTGTCCCAGGCCGGCGCCACCCTGCAGCTGATCGCCGCCGAGCGCCAGGCGCAGATGGCCGTCACCCTCTCCGGCCAGCCGGACGAAGACCGCCAGCGCCTGGCCGACGGCCTCGAACGCCTGCGCGCGGTGATCGGCCAGCTGCCGCCCGACCCCTACCTGATGCCCGACCGCACGCCCTGGCAGCGCCGCCATGTCGACAGCCAGCCGCTGCCCGACCCGGCCGCCGTGCTGCCCTGCATCAGCGCCGCCGCCGAGGGGCTGGATATGGTCGGCATCTACGCCGCCGGCCCGCTCTACCGGGGCTTCGCCAACAGCTGGGGTGCCTTCGGCTGGCACAGCGCCCACTGCTTCAACTTCGACTTCAGCCTGTTCCACGCCAACGGCCAGGCGGTGAAGGCCGACTACGCCGGCCAGGGCTGGAACGACGAGGAATTCCTCCGCCGCTTCGCCGCCGCCCGCGCCCAGCTGGAGCACCTGGGCAAGCCCCTGCACATCCTCGCCCCGGGCGGCTACCGCGCCTACATCGCCCCGGCGGCGCTGGAGGAAATCACCGGCATGCTCTGCTGGGGCGGCTTCTCCGCCCGCGCCCTGGCCAGCAAGGAAAGCCCGCTGCAACGCCTGGACGACGGCGCCCGCTTCAGCCCGTTGCTGGGCCTGCACGAGCAGGTGGCCGGCGCCCTCTCGCCGCCCTTCACCGCCGAGGGTTCGCCACGCAGCGATGTCGCGCTCATCCAGCAGGGCCGCCTCACCGGCCGCCTGGTGGGCTCGCGCAGCGCCCGTGAATACGGCCTGCCCGGCAACGGCGCCAGCGGCGACGAAAATCCCCTGGCCCTGGTGATGGACGCCGGCACCCTGCCCGAAGCCGACGCCCTCGCCGCCCTCGGCACCGGGCTCTACATCGGCAACCTCTGGTACCTCAACTGGTCCGACCTGCCCGCCGCCCGCATCACCGGCATGACCCGCTTCGCCACCTTCTGGGTGGAGGACGGCCGCATCCAGGCGCCGGTCAGCACCATGCGTTTCGACGACAGCCTCTTCGACCTCCTCGGTGACCAGCTCGAAGCCCTCACCGCCGAACGCCAGCTGCGCCTCTCCGCCAGCACCTACGACGAACGCCAGACCCTCTCCTCCCTGCTCCCCGGCGCCCTGGTCAAGCGTTTGCAGCTCACGCTTTAG